DNA from Gracilinanus agilis isolate LMUSP501 chromosome 3, AgileGrace, whole genome shotgun sequence:
acctaaagtaatctatttattcaatgtcataccaaTCGAATtgccaaaaaaatttatagagattgaaaataataccaaaattcatttggaagaacaaagatcaagaatatcaacagaatcaatgaaaaaaatgggaaaggaggtGGCCTAGCAGAAGCTAGCAATATACAAACTCTATTACAAAGCAGAACCATCAAAACAAGTTTTTACTAGCTATGAAATAGAGTGGTGAAGCAGTCGATTTGATTAGCTATGTAATATGAAGTTGCAAATGATCATAATAATTTTGAGTTTGATCAAAACAAAATTCTAAGCCTTGTGACAAGAAATCATTTTTtggcaaaaattgctgggataacTAGAAAACATCATGGAAGGGATTGGGTataaaccaacatctcacattatatatgaagataaagtcaaaataaatacatgacttagacataaaaggtgatgccataaaaaaattaggggagcatggacaAGTTTACATGTTATATCTGTAGATATGAGAATATttcaagaccaaacaagagagagaagcaTTATAGGagataaaatgggtaattttgattatattaaatttaaaagattttgcacaaacaaaaccagtacaaccaaaatttgaagaaaatcaaAAAGGTAGGGAGAAAATGTTATACCAAAGATGTTTaacaaaggcttaatttctcaaatatatagggaaatgagtcaaatttataagaatacaagtcattccccaaatgataaatgatcaaatgacatgaacaggcagtttttagatgaagaaatcaaggttagtaagtcacataaaaatgctttaaatcactcttgatttaaaaaatggacattaaaacaattctgagatatcacctcgcACCTAtaagattgaccaatatgacagaaaagaaaaattataagtaTTGGAGGAAGTGTagaaaaattggaacattaatagtggtggtggagctatgaactgatctgttttggaaagtaatttgtaatTTTGCCCAAGGGACTTTAAAATTATGCATATCCTTAACtgcagcaatatcactactatgtctgtttcccaaagagagtttttttaatgaaaaaatttatgtgcaaaaatattcattaaagttCTATTTGTGGGAGCAAAGGATTAGAAAGTATATacaaatatcacaaaatgtaaaatgaatacttttgattacattaaattaaaaagggtttgtacaaacaaaaccaatgcaaccaaaattagaagggaagcaacaaaatcggaaaaaatctttatgataaAAAGTTctcacaaaggtctaattactcaaatttataaggaactaaatcaattgtggaaaaaaatcaagccattccccaattgataaatggacaagggacatgaataggcaatttttagataaagaaatcaaaatgatgaataagcacatgaaaaagtgctctaaatctctcataattagagaaatgaagatcaaaacaactctggggtactaTGTAACACCTAGtaggttggctaaaatgagagcaaAGGgcagtaataaatgttggaggggatgtggcaaaattgggacattaatgcattgctggtggcattgtgaattaatccaaccattctggaaggcaatttggaattatgcccaaatggctttaaatgactgcatgccctttgatccagccatacactacagggtttgtactccaaagagataataaagaaaaagatctgtacaaaaatatttatagctgcactctttgtggtggcaaaaaattggaaaatgaggggattcccttcaattggggaatagctgaacaaattgcagtactattggtgatggaatactattgtgccaaaaggaataatgaacatgTGAaattgaatgacctccaggaattaatgcagagtgaaaggagcagaaccagaagaattttGTATACAGAGACTCATAAACTGTGGcacgatcaaatgtaatggacttggtAATGTAGggttttgcattgcaatattagcttaggcaaaactgtcagttgccctggatggaatgttgatgATGGCCAGCTGGCAGTAGGGCTAAGATTATAAAAGCCCCTGAAAACCCAAGCTTGGGTGCTGTTTTCCACAGACTTCACCCTTTccactcatctaccccttcccctGGGCCCGGGTAGTAAGAGTGGAAAAAGGTTGAGGGAGGAGGATCATGCATAGGAACTTAGGAGAGCCTAGATATTAGGACCTTCTTTAAGAGCAACTCAACAATAACTATTTTCATTATCAACTAAATTAGCCAGAAGATCTGATCAATCTCTTGACCAGAGACAGCTTAGATCTGGCAGAGGACAGCCAGCCCTTGGCCTACCAAGACCTTCTTAGGACCTTTGCCAGCATCGCCCAGCGAGACCAAAGCAACAGTTTAGTAACACCAAACCCTCTCACCTTGACTATTCCTTCCCCagttttcaataaatcccttaatTTTTAACCAGAGAATCTTGTGGTTATTTCTTTACCACCAAGGCTAAGGAagatagggaagaagagagaattcagaGCAGTAGAGATTCAATCTACCCCATTGGTGGGGCAGGAAGTTCAAGCACCCACTTCCTGCCGGTCTGCCACCATCCAATAAGAGGCAGTtacttcagcagggaggggctggtgcctgatatcttaaaggagcctagcaGTTAGCAGTAAAGGTTCACTGGGTACTTAGCTTTCAGGGTTTGAATTTGAACCTGAACcaagttcattcccagctgagtTTGTTCATCCTTCATAACATCCAACTCCAACCTCCTGCTAGACTTGTTACTGGCTCAAGGCCCATTAGTGAGCATTCACTCCCTCATAACAACTTCTccactagcaacaatgcaatgatccaggacaattctgagggacttatgggagaggatgctatccacttccagagaaagaactgtgaaagtagagacacagaaggaaaacaactgcttgaacacatctcaagatctatttatcatctctgataatctgataaggacagtttagttgataaggatgTAACAGACACTGAGATCTTTTagttcatgcttccagctctgtctccaggagcatggagtttattatatgtatttcaagactcatttcacacaaaagaacccccccaaaaaactttgcagatgcacagaagttacaaattatgtcatatcaaaacagaAAAGGTCTtgttggcttcagaatagaacaaggccaaggatgaattttgactgggttcttatcagaaagccaagtcagggaatattttttgcggggttgaattgcccctgctaaggttttggccttagctataccaggcagctgcattcctggccaaaagGGAACAATGTTAACCCTTTTAAGAgctggttagctaggaacttaaagcttttcaataaggccacaatacttttcaacaagaaatcacaaggatcacaaaaggggtcaaaagaggggtctcagatttttatctattttcttattggcttctcatatatttcccccttttcttcaaATAAAAGGATTTATTACAcaagaaaacttttaataatgaaaggaatcatcaattagttataatcatctgctatagctggatctgataggatttacagatttaACTGTTTATGCCTCTCtacaatcacatggttcaatgtggatatgattggggatgtagactctaaacaatcactctattgcaaatattaataatatgaaaataggtcctGTTCAAAGacaaatgtaaaacccaatggaattgctcaatTAGCCATGGAAGGTGGGTCagaggagggtagggaaagaacatgaatcaagtaaccatggaaaaatattctaaattaattaaataaattaattaactttaaaaatttaaataaaattgtaataaaataatttttaaaataagcaattATAACTATTACCATTACTATTAATTAATAATGTACTTGAAATGCAATCCATaccagtaagagaagaaaaagaaattgaattaattAGACTAgacaataaagaaacaaaactatcactctgcagatgatacgATGGTATACTgagagaaccaactaaaaaaacatcaattgaaataattaacaactttaagaAAGTTGTAGGAtgtaaaataaacctacataaatcatcaacagTTTTACATATTTCCAAGAaagcccagcagcaagagatagaaaaataaattccatttaaattaatggtaaataatataaaatgtttgggagtctacttaccaaaacaaacccaagtcaattacaaaacacttttcacacaaataacatcagatctaaacaaccagaaaaaatattatttgtgggttggccaagcaaatataataaaaatgatgaaattagtctacattaatctacttatttagtaccataccaatcaaactgcccCAAAATTTTGgagctgaaaaaaaattacaaaatggatCTGGAAGAACataagaacaagaatatcaagggaatcaatgaaataagtgatgtgaaggaaggtggccaagCCATATGAGATCTCAAGATATAATACAAAGCTGTATTCTAAAAAATCTGGAacttgctaagaaatagagtgatgaatcagtagaatagattatCTGCACTAATTATAAATAACCCCACAATGAGTTATACATGACAATAGTATTTTAGTGataaaataaaagactcaagCTTTGGAACAAGGAATAACAGTCTGACAGAAAATATTGGGAAAATAGGGAAATGGTGTGGCATTACATGAGGAAAGACCAAAATCTCACACTATAtaacaagataaggtcaaaatttaGGCAGAAAGgatgataataaaaacaaattatgaggacatggaatagtttacctattaAATCtaaggataagggaagaattttttatcacaagagatagaaaatagcATAGAATTTATGACAGATACTCTTTATtatataacaaattttaaaaatttgtaaacaAAGCCAATTCAACAAAGATTAGAGGGAAAGCAGAAAGGTGGGTAAAATTCTTGACAGAAAATATTTCTTGTAAAGCTCTCACTATTAAAATATtcagagaactaagtcaaatttattttttaaaaatgtcattcagTAATTGAAAAATGGTTAAAGGACATGAACACAcaatttgcagatgaaaaaagTTATCTATACTCACAGAAAAATGCTCGACATctttcttgattagaaaaatgcagattTAAAAAACTGAGGTACAACCCCATATCTATTAGAGCAATTATTGGAGGgagtgtgggaaaattgggatactaataaactggtggaactgtgatctgatctaaccattctggagagcaatttgaaactatgcccaaaaggctttaataTTGTGCATTCACTTTGATCCattaatatcactactaggttttttttcaaaaggaaaaagaactatttgtacaaaaatacctattgtagttttctttgtggtaaaaaaagaattggaaactaaggggttgTCTAAcaattgaggaatgtctgaacaaCTTGTGGAATATCaatgtaatggaatgctataGTACAAAGAGTAATATTGAacctaaccctcattgcctcacccttaaTGCTTCATGCTATGGAAaagatatttagtattaattctaagatatgagataaaggttttaataaaaaagaaatgcatggCAATTGCACAGATATAAATTTAGACATTTTATTCTAAGGAATTCACATTTGTATGCTTCATGCTCACCCTCCCTCCAAGGAAATTCCACACTTATCACTTTCCTAGATAAAAAATGTGAAACTGGGAAGGTTTCATTTGCACAGTAAACATGAAAAAGCAATGAGAAGGAAGTACTCTCCCTCATGTTGCTGCAGATTGGCAACTATTCAGGACTGACTGAAAATAATTtctggagaaaaaaggagaaataaccaAAGAGACTATGCATCAAACTGAGCGATAATATCTTTGGAAACCAGAATAATATTATGCAaatcttttagtttattttttattttaaaaaacatttttccatggttacaagatttttGTTGTCTCACTCTCcactctttctttccccctcctggagctgacaagcaatttcactgggttatatacatattttgtaaatcttttaGCAGAAAATAttataactgtttttttttttatcaagaaaatAGTTCCTAAACTCTTCATGTACTCATTGTGcaaaaatgttgttgttgtttttttggtcaTGGAACATTCCCGTTCTAAAAAAAACATACAATGGAGAGTAGCATGGTAACATAATGAACAGGCTCTCAGGTTTGGAttttggaagacctgaattcaaatctggtctcagatactttctataaggccctgggcaagtcactaacccccagTTACCCAACCTATCTTGCTTTTCAGTCTTAGAGTTGATAATTTGTGTTgactttaaaacagaaggtaagggtttaaaaagtaaagataaaaatataaatttggagGTATCAATAATCCAATGTAAATTAAACGTATCAACACTTCAACCATGTTGTTTTGTCTCTTGTCCTAATTGCCAAGGGAGTTCAAGGCAATTTCAAACCCTGTGGAATAAAGCCAATTTAAATTCATTCTCTTTGGAGATTAGAGGGTTGCTCTTCTTGTGGAGTGTGCTCTTAAGAGAAGGTTCACTTCAAAGAAGCAAcaattccttttctcctcttcgtAGCCTTTGAAATGTACCATTTTACTCAGACTTTCTATCTAGCAGATTATTAACAAAGGATGAGAAAACTCATGTTTTCCTCTCTCAGtcttcaacatttattgagtgacTATTGTGGATgaggcagtgtgctaagtgctctAGAGAATCTAAAATGAATAAGATTCAGCTTCTGCCTTtgagaaatttaaaattatatttcatttcttttttagacatcatttttaaggaaatttaaactttttaaagcactttctgGGCAATCATTCTGTGAAATAGACCTTGAAAATATTATGCCTATTTTTCTAAGTGGGGAAAATTGAGGTCCATGTTGATGAATCAAGGACTTGAATAGAGATTTTGTAAATTCTCGGACtgctattttttccatattatcatGTAGTAGAGAATAAGAGacttgtaaaataaatatattgaactGGACAATTATTTCTAAGTCTCCTCCTTCTCTGTGACCTTTAAGTTTTGAATTACAAAGTAAGCACTTGATTCTATAAACAATTAGGAATCATAAAGAACATTTGAAATAATATGACATAATTAAACAACTGTAATagtatagtaaaataaataatatacaggGTTTGAGCTATTTGGTGGAGGGGGGAATTAGAAGGGATTGGAGGCAATCAAAAATAATCagatatatttgttataatgtaaaagaaagataattgatgaggacctgaattagAATTGTGGCAATGAGTCTGAAAAGAGCTGATGTAATCAAGTGAAATTGCAGTCAGAATTAATTTGTTTTGGTAACTAATTTGAGGGAGATGAGTGAGAGGCAGATATTTCAAAAGACTACAGAAGGTATGACTAAAAAATTGATTTCCTGTCATCTAGAGAGGCAGTGATGTGGCAGTGTGTTTTATCTAGTCAGAATTTCTGGATTCTCAGAACCTGTGAGTATGGTGTATTCGAACAAACAAAGAACTTGAAGACACAATTCTCAGAAGATCAGCTTTGAGATTTGATTCTGCTCCTTCCTGCTCCACCCTGTTGTCttatcttgggcaagtaacaTTAACTTTCTGATCTGAAGTTTCCTCAGCTTAAGAGTAAATAGATGGACAGAAATATAGatcatcattttttctctttggcctTGGTATTTTGATACCCTAAATACCTCAGTGTCACAAACCAAATAGACAATTTCACTCTGCACTTTGTAATTTCAGATCTTTTCCAAATGTAAGGAGGAAGGCAGTTAAATAGACATTTTAATGTGAGACATAAATgttctttaattaaataaaaattttaaaactatacaTATGTAACTTTTGGATTGACGTTTCCATGGTATGGGAAAAACCTAACTGGAATTCTCAAATGGTAATTGTAAATAGAATTCACAATATTATGAGCAAAgtttatcaaaagaaaaaggaaaacaaaatggaaaaggttgAATTAGAGAATCAGTTCGATCTATGTGAAATGTAAATTCCTAGTCATTTACCATCCTCAATATGAAATCTCCTTTTGGGAAAGAGATTCCTTCCCTTTACACAGAGTGGGGGaaataattctctctttcttactcattctctctttttcattcccttctctcctcctctttctagCTATCTCTGTAATGTCTCTTATCTATCTGTTTGTTTCTTCTCCACTGCTTTCTCCAGATTTACAGCAATGCTACCTATTTTAAGAATCTTCCCAAACaatgtatgaaaaaaaaatcagtagcaTTCTTTGTGTGCCATTTTTTCTAATGATTGATGAGGGTTAagttttccattgcttttctttggCTCCTTTGTCCCATTGTTTTATTCTCTATGGCTATTACATTTTTTGCCCCTTCTCACCTATGATATTTACCATTTGTCAGACTCCACTCTTAATACCATtcactttttctgtttttccagaATGTATTTGCTCTGATATGCAGAAATTGACAAAGAACTGGGATAAAAGAGAGACAGCAAAATTCAAACATTAATTTGAATGAACAAAAGTCATTTTCAATTTCCATTCAGAGGAATTTTTTGAGAGAAGTATTTTAACTTATCTTTTGAGGAAACATGAAAAGAATTCttgataagaatttttaaatgatattctaatagaaatgtttttttgtgtttttgtcttgTTTCCAGAACTGATGAGAACTCAGAAATATTAGAGAATGTCATAAATGAACATGGGTTTATTTTTCTCAGACGtaatggattaaaaataaatatttatttctttgttttatttttcttgcattgttaataaattatatataataaatcaatGCTCTATTAATCTTAGAAGATTAGGGAACAGTACTGAGATCAGCAAAAAGTTAAGGGGAAAGAGATTTCTCTGGTATATTTAAGTAAATAACATCAATAAAGTGGGGTAGTGGCTTAGGAGTAATTAATCAATGAGAGAGGTGTTTCTATCTTAATTAAGAGAAATATCAGAACACATCCTTTGATTGTCTTAAAtatgacagaagaaaaatgggcaaTTAGAAAGTAAATGATTTTTCCTCCTTTAGGAAGAAGAATCCATTATCTAAATGGACagaaaaaatgaaagcattgtGACTACATTCATCCTCACAGGGATTCCTCATGCACCAGAACTAGGGACCACTTTATTTGGGATCTTCTTAGTGATTTATGTACTCACTTTGGTAGGCAACCTTCTCATCTTGTTGGTGATCAAGGTAGACTCCCACCTTCACACTCCCATGTATTATTTTCTGGCTAATCTCTCCTTCATTGACATGTGGTTCTCCACTGTCACTGTGCCCAAGATACTTATGACTCTCATCTCCCCAGATGGTGGAGCCATCTCATTTCATGGCTGTGCGGTCCAGCTCTATTTCTTCTATGTTTTGGCAAACACAGAGTGTTTCCTCTTTGTCCTCATGTCCTATGACCGCTATCTGGCCATCACTTATCCCCTGCGCTATACTACCATGATGAGTGGGAAAACATGTGCCATTCTAGCTGCAGGCACATGGCTTAGTGGTATTGTCCACTCAACAGCCGAGACAGCTCTGACCTTCCGCCTGCCCTACTGTGGTCCCAATAAGATTGAGCACTACCTTTGTGATATACCACCCATTCTCAAATTAGCCTGTGCAGACACATCAGTCAATGAAATGGTGATCTTAGTTAATGTTGGAGTTGTTACTTCTGCATgtagctttctaattttcctttcctaTGTGTACATTGTTCGTGCTGTCTTGAAGATCCGCACATCAGAAGGCAGACACAAAGCCTTCCAGACCTGTGCTACCCATTGC
Protein-coding regions in this window:
- the LOC123241388 gene encoding olfactory receptor 10G9-like, with the protein product MDRKNESIVTTFILTGIPHAPELGTTLFGIFLVIYVLTLVGNLLILLVIKVDSHLHTPMYYFLANLSFIDMWFSTVTVPKILMTLISPDGGAISFHGCAVQLYFFYVLANTECFLFVLMSYDRYLAITYPLRYTTMMSGKTCAILAAGTWLSGIVHSTAETALTFRLPYCGPNKIEHYLCDIPPILKLACADTSVNEMVILVNVGVVTSACSFLIFLSYVYIVRAVLKIRTSEGRHKAFQTCATHCIVVLCFFVPGLIIYLRPGSKNLLDRIVAIFQTVVTPLMNSLIYTLRNKEVKMAFLRLKDRGKVL